Proteins from a genomic interval of Rhodococcus rhodochrous:
- the ligD gene encoding non-homologous end-joining DNA ligase: protein MSKDADAVELDVDGRTVRITHPDRVYFPEIGATKLDLANYYLSVGEGIVRALRERPCMLHRFPDGLEGQKVHQKRLPRGAPDWVETVRVHFPRYDRDADELCVTRLADVVWAVQMSTVEFHPWNSRRSDVERPDEWRIDLDPMPDCDFDRVRRVASVAHEVLDELGAVGWPKTSGGDGLHVYVRIAPEWEFDDVRRAAWAFAREVERRAPGDVTTAWWRKERDPSAVFVDYNQNSRDHTIASAYSVRGVPEATVSTPVRWDEIDDLEPRDFTIRTVPKRFEELGDLHAGIDDAVFSLDPLLEWAERDEKQEKASE from the coding sequence ATGAGCAAGGACGCCGATGCAGTCGAACTCGACGTGGACGGTCGCACGGTGCGCATCACGCATCCCGATCGTGTGTACTTCCCCGAGATCGGGGCGACCAAGCTCGATCTCGCGAACTACTACCTGAGCGTGGGGGAGGGGATCGTCCGGGCACTCCGTGAGCGGCCCTGCATGCTGCACCGGTTCCCCGACGGTCTCGAAGGGCAGAAGGTGCACCAGAAGCGGCTGCCGCGCGGGGCTCCGGACTGGGTCGAGACCGTGCGGGTGCACTTCCCGCGCTACGACCGCGACGCCGACGAACTGTGCGTGACCCGTCTCGCGGACGTCGTGTGGGCCGTGCAGATGTCCACCGTGGAGTTCCATCCGTGGAACTCTCGGCGCAGCGACGTGGAGCGGCCCGACGAGTGGCGGATCGACCTCGATCCGATGCCCGACTGCGATTTCGATCGGGTGCGGCGCGTGGCGTCGGTGGCGCACGAGGTGCTCGACGAACTCGGTGCCGTGGGTTGGCCGAAGACCTCGGGAGGCGACGGCCTGCATGTCTACGTCCGGATCGCGCCGGAATGGGAGTTCGACGACGTCCGAAGGGCCGCATGGGCTTTCGCGCGGGAGGTGGAGCGGCGCGCGCCCGGCGACGTGACGACGGCGTGGTGGCGCAAGGAACGCGACCCGTCGGCGGTCTTCGTCGACTACAACCAGAACTCGCGCGACCACACGATCGCCAGTGCCTATTCCGTCCGCGGTGTGCCGGAGGCGACGGTCTCCACTCCGGTGCGGTGGGACGAGATCGACGACCTCGAACCACGGGACTTCACGATCCGGACCGTGCCGAAGCGGTTCGAGGAACTCGGCGACCTGCACGCGGGCATCGACGACGCGGTCTTCTCCCTCGATCCGCTCCTGGAATGGGCGGAACGCGACGAGAAGCAGGAGAAGGCGTCCGAGTGA
- a CDS encoding D-isomer specific 2-hydroxyacid dehydrogenase family protein, with product MTPERAPRIAVGPERDPRFERAVTGGGGVPCGLEDTPDALVWTAGPQDFPEVLPASVRWVQLPSAGVEYWLSQGVVKAHPRVTWTSAAAAYSTTVAEHALLLLLAGVRALPAHLAATSWTPESLAPVVGTLRGATVGIIGAGGVGRALIPMLAALGARALAVTRSGRPVPGAIETFPVERIDEIWPLADHFVISATATLDVEQLVGATELAAMKSTAWVVNVARGDLVDTDALVAALRSGAIGGAGLDVTDPEPLPDDHPLWTLPNAVITPHDANPPPLRIPAYLEHVTENVTRFASGLVPIGVVDPSAGY from the coding sequence ATGACTCCCGAGCGTGCGCCCCGCATCGCTGTCGGCCCCGAGCGCGACCCCCGTTTCGAACGGGCGGTCACGGGCGGGGGCGGCGTGCCCTGCGGACTCGAGGACACCCCCGACGCGCTCGTCTGGACGGCCGGGCCGCAGGACTTCCCCGAGGTCCTCCCCGCCTCCGTCCGCTGGGTACAGCTACCGTCCGCCGGTGTCGAGTACTGGCTGTCGCAGGGCGTCGTCAAGGCCCACCCTCGCGTCACCTGGACGTCGGCGGCCGCGGCGTACTCCACGACCGTCGCCGAACACGCGCTCCTGCTCCTGCTCGCCGGGGTCCGGGCCCTGCCGGCCCATCTGGCGGCCACCTCGTGGACACCCGAGAGTCTCGCGCCGGTCGTCGGCACCCTCCGCGGCGCGACGGTCGGGATCATCGGCGCCGGCGGTGTCGGCCGGGCGCTGATCCCGATGCTGGCCGCGCTGGGGGCGCGCGCACTCGCCGTCACCCGCAGCGGCCGTCCCGTGCCGGGGGCCATCGAGACGTTCCCCGTCGAACGCATCGACGAGATATGGCCTCTGGCAGATCATTTCGTCATCTCCGCGACAGCCACCCTCGACGTCGAGCAGCTCGTCGGTGCAACCGAGCTCGCAGCGATGAAATCCACGGCGTGGGTCGTCAACGTCGCCCGGGGCGATCTCGTCGACACCGACGCCCTCGTCGCCGCTCTCCGATCCGGCGCGATCGGCGGCGCGGGGCTCGACGTCACCGATCCCGAACCGCTCCCCGACGATCATCCGTTGTGGACGCTCCCCAACGCCGTGATCACCCCCCACGACGCCAATCCACCCCCGCTGCGCATCCCGGCCTATCTCGAGCACGTGACCGAGAACGTCACACGGTTCGCGTCCGGCCTCGTGCCGATCGGGGTCGTCGATCCCAGCGCCGGCTACTAG
- a CDS encoding ectoine synthase — protein sequence MIVRTTEEITGTERDVVSEDGQWRSKRIVLAGDKVGFSFHETTIEPGTVNEFHYANHVEAVWLVEGTGKLQDLDNDVEYDLAPGTMYLLNGHERHRVLPDTRMRMLCVFNPPVTGREVHDENGVYPLIVEPA from the coding sequence ATGATCGTTCGTACGACAGAAGAGATCACCGGCACCGAGCGCGACGTCGTCTCGGAGGACGGCCAGTGGCGCAGCAAGCGCATCGTCCTCGCCGGCGACAAGGTGGGCTTCTCGTTCCACGAGACCACCATCGAACCCGGCACCGTCAACGAGTTCCACTACGCCAACCACGTCGAGGCCGTGTGGCTCGTCGAGGGCACCGGCAAGCTCCAGGACCTCGACAACGACGTGGAGTACGACCTCGCTCCGGGCACGATGTACCTGCTCAACGGACACGAGCGTCACCGCGTGCTCCCCGACACGCGCATGCGCATGCTGTGCGTCTTCAATCCCCCGGTCACCGGCCGTGAGGTGCACGACGAGAACGGTGTGTACCCGTTGATCGTCGAGCCCGCCTGA
- the ectB gene encoding diaminobutyrate--2-oxoglutarate transaminase translates to MTILENKPETTGKPDTSIFSHLESEVRSYSRGWPAVFDKASGSWLRSEDGKDYLDFFAGAGALNYGHNNPVLKSALVDYIMSDGVTHGLDMYTVAKRKLLETFESHVLAPRGLDYKVQFPGPTGTNAVEAALKLARKVTGRESIINFTNAFHGMTLGALSVTGNSMKRAGAGVPLVHATPMPFDNYFNGVTEDFQWFSRVLDDAGSGLNRPAAVIVETVQGEGGVNVARPEWLRALADLCKERDILLIVDDVQMGCGRTGPFFSFEIAGITPDIVTLSKSIGGYGMPLALTLFKRELDVWGPGEHNGTFRGNNPAFVTAAAALEHYWADDKLERDTLRKGERIRQTFMNLSDMFDGVSTRGRGLVQGLVFDKAEDADKVCALAFEEGLLAETSGPSDEVVKLLPPLTITDDELEFGLNILAEATAKVRS, encoded by the coding sequence ATGACCATCCTGGAAAACAAGCCCGAGACCACCGGTAAGCCCGATACCTCGATTTTCTCGCACCTCGAATCCGAGGTTCGGAGTTACAGCCGCGGCTGGCCCGCCGTTTTCGACAAGGCATCGGGATCCTGGCTGCGCAGCGAGGACGGCAAGGACTACCTCGACTTCTTCGCCGGCGCCGGAGCCCTGAACTACGGCCACAACAACCCGGTGCTCAAGTCGGCCCTGGTCGACTACATCATGAGCGACGGCGTCACCCACGGCCTCGACATGTACACCGTCGCCAAGCGCAAGCTGCTCGAGACCTTCGAGTCGCACGTGCTCGCACCGCGTGGCCTGGACTACAAGGTCCAGTTCCCCGGCCCGACCGGCACGAACGCCGTCGAGGCGGCTCTGAAGCTCGCCCGTAAGGTGACCGGTCGCGAGTCGATCATCAACTTCACCAACGCTTTCCACGGCATGACCCTGGGTGCGCTGTCGGTGACCGGCAACTCGATGAAGCGCGCCGGCGCGGGTGTGCCTCTCGTCCACGCGACGCCGATGCCGTTCGACAACTACTTCAACGGTGTCACCGAGGACTTCCAGTGGTTCTCGCGGGTCCTCGACGACGCGGGCAGCGGCCTGAACCGTCCGGCCGCGGTCATCGTCGAGACCGTGCAGGGTGAAGGCGGCGTGAATGTTGCTCGCCCCGAGTGGCTTCGTGCTCTGGCCGACCTGTGCAAGGAACGCGACATCCTGCTGATCGTCGACGACGTGCAGATGGGCTGCGGCCGCACCGGCCCGTTCTTCTCGTTCGAGATCGCCGGCATCACGCCCGACATCGTGACCCTGTCGAAGTCGATCGGCGGATACGGAATGCCGCTGGCGCTCACCCTGTTCAAGCGTGAGCTCGACGTATGGGGTCCGGGCGAGCACAACGGCACCTTCCGCGGCAACAACCCGGCCTTCGTGACGGCGGCTGCCGCCCTCGAGCACTACTGGGCCGACGACAAGCTCGAGCGCGACACCCTGCGCAAGGGCGAGCGCATCCGCCAGACCTTCATGAACCTGTCGGACATGTTCGACGGCGTCTCGACCCGCGGCCGCGGCCTGGTCCAGGGCCTGGTCTTCGACAAGGCGGAGGACGCCGACAAGGTCTGCGCCCTGGCCTTCGAAGAGGGTCTGCTCGCCGAGACCTCCGGTCCGTCGGACGAGGTCGTCAAGCTGCTGCCGCCGCTGACCATCACCGACGACGAACTCGAGTTCGGGCTGAACATTTTGGCGGAAGCGACCGCCAAGGTCCGTTCCTGA
- the ectA gene encoding diaminobutyrate acetyltransferase has product MAATESGSEPAAIEFRRPRIADGRRLWQIARDSQVLDVNSGYAYVLWCRDFADTSVVATDDTDRPVGFVTGYRRPDSPNTLFVWQVAVDADQRGRGVAGRMLDALLDRLEPLGVTRLETTVSPDNEASIAMFTALARRRGTHITRTELFAPDDFPDSHLAEDLYTIGE; this is encoded by the coding sequence GTGGCCGCAACCGAGTCCGGTAGTGAGCCGGCTGCAATCGAATTCCGGCGTCCGCGTATCGCCGACGGTAGACGACTCTGGCAGATCGCGCGTGATTCGCAGGTTCTCGACGTCAATTCCGGTTACGCATATGTGCTGTGGTGTCGCGATTTCGCCGACACATCGGTCGTCGCAACGGACGACACCGATCGCCCCGTGGGATTCGTGACCGGCTACCGCCGCCCCGACTCCCCGAACACCCTGTTCGTCTGGCAGGTGGCAGTCGACGCAGACCAGCGTGGACGTGGAGTGGCCGGCCGTATGCTCGACGCTCTGCTCGACCGACTCGAGCCGCTCGGCGTGACCCGTCTGGAAACGACGGTGAGTCCCGACAACGAAGCGTCGATCGCAATGTTCACCGCTCTCGCGCGTCGCCGCGGAACGCATATCACTCGCACCGAGTTGTTCGCGCCCGACGATTTCCCTGATTCACATCTGGCCGAGGATCTCTACACCATCGGCGAATGA
- a CDS encoding RecQ family ATP-dependent DNA helicase yields the protein MTNSTDLLRDDAEHLLRELAGPDARLRDDQWVAIEALVVHRRRALVVQRTGWGKSAVYFISAKLLRRQGRGPTVIVSPLLALMRNQVAAAERAGVHAATINSGNVTEWAAIHERIAAGEVDVLLVSPERLNNPDFRDQVLPSLARDAGLVVVDEAHCVSDWGHDFRPDYRRIRTLVAELGDDIPVLATTATANDRVVADIAAQLGVGGSSDLGGRNDAGSGGTLVLRGGLDRPSLHLSVVRIDEPARRAAWLAQHLKDLPGSGIVYALTVSAARDLAALLTDHGYAVAAYTGQTEPTEREQLEADLLDNKVKALVATSALGMGFDKPDLGFVVHLGAPSSPISYYQQVGRAGRSTERAEVVLLPGPEDRRIWQWFASVAFPDEALVRRVIAALDTERPVSTPALEPRVDLTRSRLEMVLKVLDVDGAVKRVKGGWIATGQPWTYDEERYGRLEEARAAEQEAMLEYERTTECRMVFLRRQLDDPDLAAGGPGSDHTAGGPGSDHTAGSPGCGRCDNCIGSRWETSVGDDEVARTRARLERPGVDLPPRRQWPTGMSTLGIPLSGRITDGPRPGRVLGRLSDLGWGPRLRELLDGPDREAPKAVVDASIAVLAAWDWEERPTAVMAMDSPTHPLLVESLASRLAQIGRLRDLGVLRRRSGNTEPTAANSAYRVAALIDAWERPDNVGSSGPILLVDAVTDTGWTFTMAARTLVAAGADAVLPYALASPK from the coding sequence ATGACGAACTCCACCGACCTGTTGCGCGACGATGCCGAGCACCTTCTCCGCGAGCTGGCAGGCCCCGATGCCCGGCTCCGCGACGACCAATGGGTCGCGATCGAGGCGCTCGTGGTGCACCGTCGCCGCGCCCTCGTCGTCCAGCGCACGGGCTGGGGGAAGTCGGCCGTCTACTTCATCTCCGCCAAGCTGCTGCGGCGGCAGGGCCGCGGCCCCACGGTGATCGTCTCGCCGCTGCTCGCCCTGATGCGCAACCAGGTCGCGGCCGCCGAGCGGGCCGGCGTCCACGCCGCGACCATCAACTCCGGCAACGTGACGGAATGGGCGGCGATCCACGAGCGGATCGCGGCGGGCGAGGTCGACGTCCTCCTCGTCAGCCCCGAACGCCTCAACAACCCCGACTTCCGCGACCAGGTGTTGCCCTCCCTCGCCCGCGACGCCGGACTGGTGGTCGTCGACGAGGCGCACTGCGTGTCGGACTGGGGTCACGACTTCCGGCCCGACTACCGCCGCATCCGCACCCTCGTCGCCGAACTCGGCGACGATATCCCGGTCCTGGCGACGACCGCGACCGCCAACGACCGGGTGGTCGCCGACATCGCCGCCCAACTCGGTGTCGGCGGAAGCAGCGACCTCGGTGGACGCAACGATGCCGGCTCCGGCGGCACGCTCGTACTGCGCGGCGGCCTCGACCGTCCGTCGCTGCACCTGTCGGTGGTGCGGATCGACGAACCGGCACGACGCGCGGCGTGGCTCGCGCAACATCTGAAGGATCTGCCGGGCTCGGGCATCGTGTACGCGCTGACGGTCTCCGCCGCCCGCGACCTCGCGGCGCTGCTCACCGACCACGGCTATGCAGTGGCGGCATACACCGGTCAGACCGAACCGACCGAGCGTGAACAGCTCGAGGCCGATCTCCTCGACAACAAGGTCAAGGCGCTCGTCGCGACCTCGGCGCTCGGCATGGGCTTCGACAAGCCCGACCTCGGCTTCGTGGTGCACCTCGGCGCTCCCTCGTCCCCGATCTCCTACTACCAGCAGGTGGGGCGTGCGGGTCGCTCCACCGAGCGCGCCGAGGTGGTTCTGCTCCCCGGCCCGGAGGACCGCCGGATCTGGCAGTGGTTCGCCTCGGTCGCCTTCCCGGACGAGGCGCTCGTACGACGCGTGATCGCAGCGCTCGATACCGAACGGCCGGTATCGACACCCGCGCTCGAACCGCGGGTCGACCTCACGCGCTCACGCCTGGAGATGGTCCTCAAGGTCCTCGACGTCGACGGAGCGGTGAAAAGGGTCAAGGGCGGCTGGATCGCCACCGGGCAGCCCTGGACGTACGACGAGGAGCGCTACGGGCGCCTCGAGGAGGCCCGCGCCGCGGAACAGGAGGCGATGCTCGAATACGAGCGCACCACCGAATGCCGCATGGTCTTCCTTCGCCGTCAGCTCGACGATCCCGATCTCGCCGCCGGGGGCCCCGGCTCCGATCACACCGCCGGGGGTCCCGGCTCCGATCACACCGCCGGGAGCCCCGGCTGCGGCCGGTGTGACAACTGCATCGGGTCCCGGTGGGAGACGTCCGTCGGCGACGACGAGGTCGCCCGGACCCGTGCCCGCCTCGAACGCCCCGGTGTGGATCTGCCGCCGCGCCGGCAGTGGCCCACGGGGATGTCGACCCTCGGGATCCCGCTGTCGGGCCGGATCACGGACGGTCCGCGCCCCGGGCGCGTGCTGGGCCGGCTGTCGGATCTGGGATGGGGACCGCGACTGCGCGAACTGCTCGACGGACCGGACCGCGAAGCGCCGAAGGCGGTGGTCGACGCGTCGATCGCGGTGCTCGCGGCGTGGGACTGGGAGGAGCGGCCCACCGCCGTCATGGCCATGGACTCCCCCACACATCCCTTGCTCGTCGAGTCACTCGCGTCCCGATTGGCACAAATCGGACGATTACGAGATCTAGGTGTATTGCGACGCCGAAGCGGGAATACGGAGCCGACGGCAGCGAACTCGGCATATCGGGTCGCCGCACTGATCGACGCGTGGGAGCGACCCGACAATGTCGGGTCGAGTGGTCCGATCCTTCTCGTCGATGCGGTGACCGACACCGGCTGGACGTTCACGATGGCGGCGAGAACTCTCGTCGCCGCGGGAGCCGACGCGGTGTTGCCGTACGCACTCGCGAGCCCGAAGTAA
- a CDS encoding acetyl-CoA hydrolase/transferase family protein, giving the protein MESVVVTPAEARVRHETYRKKIVSAQDAVQWIRPGDTVAISGFASAGTPKAVTPALAEHIRRTRATGGDFRINLLTGASVASDTERMLADVDGIALRMPYQAEPTARGRINEGRMDYVDIHLSHVAQQVWEGYYGHVDVAVVEISGITETGELIPATSIGNNKTWLDVAEKVILEVNSWIPAAMDGVHDVYYGTALPPHRRPIDLTDVEDRIGQPYFRIDPERVVAVVETDRPDSATALTAPDATSRAIADHVLDFFAHEVAAGRLPADTLLPLQSGVGNVANAVLAGLDSGPYRGLTCYSEVIQDGMLDLVKHGTVRFASATALALSEAGLNDFVENIDFYRDHIMLRPQEISNHPEIVRRLGIIAMNGMLEADVYGNVNSTHVMGTRIMNGIGGSGDFARNGYLSMFLSPSTARDGAISSIVPMVPHVDHTEHDVQVIVTEQGLADLRALSPRRRSRVVVERCAHPDYRAELLDYIERAEAAPGAGHTPHLLGEAFSFHERYQRTGTMHAS; this is encoded by the coding sequence GTGGAGTCGGTCGTCGTGACCCCGGCCGAGGCTCGGGTACGTCATGAGACCTACCGCAAGAAGATCGTGTCGGCTCAGGACGCCGTCCAGTGGATCCGCCCCGGCGACACGGTCGCCATCAGCGGCTTCGCCAGCGCAGGTACCCCGAAGGCCGTGACCCCGGCCCTCGCCGAACACATCCGGCGCACGCGGGCGACCGGCGGCGACTTCCGGATCAATCTGCTCACCGGGGCGTCGGTGGCCTCCGACACCGAGCGCATGCTCGCCGATGTCGACGGAATCGCGCTGCGTATGCCGTACCAGGCAGAGCCCACCGCCCGCGGGCGGATCAACGAAGGCCGCATGGACTACGTCGACATCCACCTGTCGCACGTCGCCCAGCAGGTCTGGGAGGGCTACTACGGACACGTCGACGTTGCCGTCGTCGAGATCTCCGGCATCACGGAGACGGGCGAGCTGATCCCCGCCACGTCCATCGGCAACAACAAGACCTGGCTCGACGTCGCCGAGAAGGTGATCCTCGAGGTCAACTCGTGGATCCCCGCCGCCATGGACGGCGTGCACGACGTCTACTACGGCACCGCGCTTCCCCCGCACCGTCGTCCGATCGACCTCACCGACGTCGAGGACCGCATCGGCCAGCCCTACTTCCGGATCGATCCGGAACGCGTCGTCGCGGTCGTCGAGACCGACCGTCCCGACAGCGCCACCGCGCTCACGGCGCCCGACGCCACCAGCCGGGCCATCGCCGACCACGTCCTCGACTTCTTCGCGCACGAGGTCGCCGCGGGACGGCTGCCCGCCGACACGCTGCTTCCGCTGCAGTCGGGTGTCGGCAACGTCGCCAACGCCGTGCTCGCCGGTCTCGACAGCGGACCGTACCGGGGGCTGACGTGCTACTCGGAGGTCATCCAGGACGGCATGCTCGACCTCGTCAAGCACGGCACCGTCCGGTTCGCCTCGGCGACTGCCCTCGCACTGTCCGAAGCGGGGCTGAACGACTTCGTCGAGAACATCGACTTCTACCGCGACCACATCATGTTGCGGCCGCAGGAGATCAGCAACCACCCCGAGATCGTGCGCCGACTCGGCATCATCGCCATGAACGGCATGCTCGAGGCCGACGTCTACGGCAACGTCAACTCCACCCACGTGATGGGCACCCGCATCATGAACGGCATCGGTGGCTCCGGCGACTTCGCGCGCAACGGCTACCTGTCGATGTTCCTGAGCCCGTCGACGGCCCGCGACGGCGCGATCTCGTCGATCGTCCCGATGGTGCCGCACGTCGACCACACCGAGCACGACGTGCAGGTCATCGTGACCGAACAGGGTCTCGCCGATCTGCGCGCCCTGTCTCCCCGTCGTCGGTCGCGGGTCGTCGTGGAGCGCTGCGCGCATCCCGACTACCGCGCCGAACTGCTCGACTACATCGAGCGCGCAGAAGCCGCCCCCGGAGCAGGTCACACCCCGCACCTGCTCGGTGAGGCGTTCTCCTTCCACGAGCGCTACCAGCGCACGGGGACCATGCACGCGTCCTGA
- a CDS encoding DUF3515 domain-containing protein — protein sequence MLDTMNDTSASDREPSDDAPAEAPGSDGTRRSPALIATAIALPVALLVGVVVAAVIVSQSPVNTPVGLGPVPAPEAESESCSQLLDALPEELGDYTRAELADPAPVGAAAWQSDDGEEVVLRCGLDRPDQFDQAAALQVIDDVQWFEVSGAEQGIPASTWFAVDRPVYVALTVPDGSGPTPLQDITATISTTLPQQQIDPAPIR from the coding sequence ATGCTGGACACGATGAACGACACCTCTGCTTCCGATCGCGAACCTTCCGACGACGCCCCCGCCGAGGCACCCGGATCGGACGGGACGCGACGCAGTCCCGCTCTGATCGCCACGGCGATCGCACTGCCCGTCGCTCTGCTGGTCGGCGTGGTGGTGGCGGCCGTGATCGTGTCGCAGTCACCTGTGAACACGCCTGTCGGCCTCGGTCCCGTGCCTGCTCCGGAAGCAGAATCCGAATCCTGCTCGCAGTTGCTCGACGCGCTGCCGGAGGAGCTCGGCGACTACACGCGCGCCGAACTGGCCGATCCGGCACCGGTGGGTGCGGCGGCCTGGCAGTCGGACGACGGCGAGGAGGTCGTCCTGCGCTGCGGTCTCGACCGGCCCGACCAGTTCGACCAGGCGGCGGCGCTGCAGGTGATCGACGACGTGCAGTGGTTCGAGGTGTCGGGAGCCGAGCAGGGTATCCCGGCGAGCACGTGGTTCGCCGTCGACCGGCCGGTCTACGTGGCCTTGACCGTGCCCGACGGATCCGGGCCGACCCCGCTGCAGGACATCACAGCGACGATCTCGACCACACTCCCGCAGCAGCAGATCGATCCGGCGCCGATCCGCTGA
- a CDS encoding thiamine-phosphate kinase, translating to MIERAVRARRQPDSTLVGPGHDAAVVTAADGRIAISTDMLVEGRHFRFDWSAPQEVGRKAVAQNGADVAAVGARPTAFVVGLGCPPHTPVAVLDGISAGIGEAAEEIGAGVVGGDLVQADQVIVSVTVLGELDGRPPLLRSTACPGDVVALAGRTGRSAAGLALLLAGNRDFPELVAAHRVPTPPYAAGPAAAAAGAHACTDISDGLVADLGHICTASEVAIDLDSGALAPDTQLREAGRVLAADPWEWILTGGEDHALAACFPREVVLPDGWRPIGVVLEGSGVTVDGQRHDGSGGWESFAAGAGL from the coding sequence GTGATCGAACGGGCGGTGAGAGCACGGCGGCAACCCGACAGCACACTCGTCGGGCCGGGGCACGACGCAGCGGTCGTGACAGCCGCCGACGGGCGCATCGCGATCTCGACCGACATGCTCGTCGAAGGACGGCACTTCCGGTTCGACTGGTCCGCCCCGCAGGAGGTCGGACGCAAGGCCGTCGCCCAGAACGGAGCCGATGTCGCCGCGGTCGGCGCACGCCCCACCGCCTTCGTCGTCGGCCTCGGATGCCCACCCCACACACCCGTCGCCGTGCTCGACGGCATCTCGGCCGGCATCGGCGAAGCCGCCGAGGAGATCGGCGCCGGAGTCGTGGGAGGCGACCTCGTGCAGGCCGATCAGGTGATCGTCTCGGTCACCGTGCTCGGCGAACTCGACGGACGGCCACCACTGCTCCGCTCCACCGCCTGCCCCGGCGACGTCGTCGCCCTCGCCGGTCGCACCGGTCGCTCCGCGGCGGGTCTGGCCCTGCTGCTGGCCGGCAACCGGGACTTCCCCGAACTCGTCGCGGCGCATCGTGTGCCCACTCCGCCCTATGCAGCAGGTCCTGCAGCGGCCGCAGCCGGCGCCCACGCCTGCACCGACATCTCCGACGGTCTCGTCGCCGATCTCGGGCACATCTGCACGGCCTCGGAGGTCGCGATCGACCTCGACTCCGGTGCGCTCGCTCCCGACACGCAACTCCGCGAGGCCGGTCGGGTACTGGCGGCCGACCCGTGGGAATGGATCCTCACCGGCGGCGAGGATCATGCCCTCGCGGCCTGCTTCCCTCGCGAGGTCGTCCTGCCGGACGGATGGCGGCCGATCGGCGTGGTCCTGGAAGGCTCCGGCGTCACGGTCGACGGGCAGCGCCACGACGGATCCGGAGGCTGGGAGAGCTTCGCGGCGGGCGCTGGTCTCTAG
- a CDS encoding gamma carbonic anhydrase family protein, translated as MAVYALGERVPDIHPDAWVHPDAVVIGNVTLGAGASVWPSAVLRGDYGTITVGEKTNIQDGTIIHCTAIEATVIGARCVVGHNAHIEGSTIGDGALIGSGSLVLNGSVIGAGAQVAAGALIPPRFELPPRRMAMGIPAKVREGYEIPENNFDANAEMYAANAAYYRTALRRIDQE; from the coding sequence ATGGCTGTCTACGCACTCGGCGAGCGTGTCCCCGATATCCATCCCGACGCGTGGGTTCATCCCGACGCGGTCGTGATCGGCAACGTCACCCTCGGTGCCGGTGCCTCCGTGTGGCCCTCGGCGGTGCTGCGCGGGGACTACGGCACGATCACCGTGGGGGAGAAGACCAACATCCAGGACGGCACGATCATCCACTGCACCGCGATCGAGGCCACCGTCATCGGCGCGCGGTGCGTCGTCGGGCACAACGCGCACATCGAGGGCTCCACGATCGGTGACGGCGCGCTGATCGGCTCGGGTTCGCTCGTCCTCAACGGATCGGTCATCGGTGCCGGCGCGCAGGTCGCCGCCGGCGCCCTGATCCCGCCGCGCTTCGAACTGCCGCCCCGCCGCATGGCGATGGGTATCCCCGCGAAGGTCCGCGAGGGCTACGAGATCCCCGAGAACAACTTCGACGCCAACGCCGAGATGTATGCGGCGAACGCCGCCTACTACCGGACCGCCCTCCGCCGCATCGACCAGGAGTGA
- a CDS encoding uracil-DNA glycosylase, with amino-acid sequence MADTVDTQSAAGGADEPRSGRPLSELVEAGWARALEPVAGDITAMGQFLRAELAAGRSYLPSGPNVLRAFTQPFESVRVLIVGQDPYPTPGHAVGLSFSVAPDVRPIPRSLANIYREYTDDLGLPQPSTGDLSPWTEHGVLLLNRVLTVAPGQPASHRGKGWEAVTEQAIRALVARGTPLVAILWGRDAATLEPMLGGVPTVKSAHPSPLSASRGFFGSRPFSRSNALLVERGGEPVDWRLP; translated from the coding sequence GTGGCCGACACCGTCGACACACAGTCCGCGGCCGGGGGAGCGGACGAGCCCCGTTCCGGTCGGCCCCTGTCCGAACTCGTCGAGGCGGGTTGGGCGCGAGCACTCGAACCCGTCGCAGGTGACATCACCGCGATGGGGCAGTTCCTCCGCGCCGAACTCGCCGCGGGCCGCAGTTATCTGCCGTCCGGTCCGAACGTGCTGCGTGCCTTCACGCAGCCGTTCGAATCCGTCCGCGTCCTGATCGTCGGGCAGGATCCCTATCCCACTCCGGGTCACGCTGTGGGACTGAGCTTCTCGGTGGCTCCGGACGTCCGTCCCATCCCGCGCAGTCTCGCCAACATCTATCGCGAGTACACCGACGATCTCGGTCTGCCGCAGCCCTCCACGGGCGACCTGTCGCCGTGGACCGAGCACGGTGTCCTGTTGCTCAACCGGGTCCTCACCGTCGCGCCGGGCCAGCCGGCCTCGCACCGCGGCAAGGGCTGGGAGGCCGTCACCGAGCAGGCGATCCGCGCGCTGGTCGCGCGCGGTACCCCGCTCGTCGCGATCCTGTGGGGCCGCGACGCGGCGACCCTCGAACCCATGCTCGGCGGTGTGCCCACCGTGAAGTCGGCGCACCCGTCCCCGCTGTCGGCCTCACGCGGATTCTTCGGGTCGCGTCCGTTCAGCCGCTCGAACGCCCTGCTCGTCGAGCGGGGCGGCGAACCGGTGGACTGGCGACTGCCCTGA